From Labrus bergylta chromosome 22, fLabBer1.1, whole genome shotgun sequence, one genomic window encodes:
- the LOC109980671 gene encoding CD209 antigen-like protein E, with the protein MLHAATQDSRCSLCPEGWLWWRSHCYFFSVGLQEHLRWNESAEFCRRHNSSLIVIKDYAEMDFIQGVMRSFPKYPFLWVGLTDTKQEGSWLWWDGTDIQHYMPLTVEWDSDHRDCADLRGGGTLFAANCESYGPWTCKKDS; encoded by the exons ATGCTCCATGCTGCCACTCAAG ACTCCAGGTGCAGTTTGTGTCCTGAAGGCTGGCTGTGGTGGAGAAGTCACTGCTATTTCTTTTCAGTGGGACTGCAGGAACATCTCCGATGGAACGAGAGTGCTGAGTTCTGCAGGCGACACAACAGCAGCCTGATTGTCATCAAAGACTATGCAGAGATG gacTTTATCCAAGGTGTGATGAGGTCATTCCCTAAGTATCCCTTCCTGTGGGTTGGGCTGACGGACACCAAGCAGGAGGGTAGCTGGCTGTGGTGGGACGGCACAGACATCCAGCACTACATGCC gctGACTGTGGAGTGGGACTCTGACCACAGGGACTGTGCAGACCTTAGGGGAGGTGGGACTCTCTTTGCAGCTAACTGTGAGTCGTATGGACCCTGGACTTGTAAAAAGGACTCCTGA
- the si:dkey-219e21.2 gene encoding butyrophilin subfamily 3 member A1 codes for MEMKSILKTGKRVSILTEDHNTTQSSSIGPVRWTSAPVESTQAHNSAPSGTTNNSSLTQNSQEHPRQTGLKNLRSLQECVQFIHHWKEQVDQVCKGSVDTKEGTSKKEAQSTDRRTEHSLEESRKLILEWADELHHVDKLLKNTSWAESQEKGKKDKDQKEEAQLRIMEWAKELQEATESCGVQSEELGKVLRLLGLKKKRLVNLLPLMEFITWSLLKEDSAMIVSQLWLLAKQRTWKAGTPRYIPNSVWSWICSAAADVILDPQTNNPWLLLSEDQRRVQEALSEADLPYSPQRFDSWPGVLGWEGYDSGRHYWEVDIAHNGYWRVGLTTADSKREGHFPMTPKQGFWTLWRSTQKFYACTKPETLLPNALVARRIGIYLDYEEGQLSFYNAETKTHIYTFTGSFRGKLYPLFAPLDGRTLMTIIPPNKISTH; via the exons ATGGAGATGAAAAGCATCCTGAAAACTGGAAAGA GAGTGAGCATCCTGACGGAGGATCACAACACCACTCAGAGCAGCTCCATCGGGCCTGTGCGCTGGACGTCTGCGCCTGTGGAGAGCACCCAGGCTCACAACTCGGCACCCAGCGGCACCACAAACAACAGTAGCCTCACACAAAACTCACAG gagcACCCTCGTCAGACGGGTCTGAAGAACCTCCGCAGCCTGCAGGAGTGTGTGCAGTTCATCCATCACTGGAAGGAGCAAGTGGACCAAGTGTGCAAG ggaaGTGTTGATACCAAGGAGGGCACCAGTAAGAAAGAAGCCCAAAGTACAGACCGGAGAACCGAGCACagtctggaggagagcagaaaaCTGATCCTGGAGTGGGCTGATGAACTCCATCATGTCGACAAG CTCCTGAAGAATACCTCCTGGGCTGAGAGTcaagaaaagggaaagaaagatAAAGATCAGAAAGAGGAAGCTCAACTGAGGATCATGGAGTGGGcgaaggagctgcaggaggcgaCCGAG agtTGTGGTGTGCAAAGTGAAGAGCTGGGGAAAGTGTTGCGCCTGCTCGGTTTGAAGAAGAAACGACTCGTCAACCTGCTGCCTCTGATGGAGTTCATCACCTGGTCTCTGCTCAAAGAAGACAGCGCG aTGATAGTTTCACAGCTGTGGTTACTGGCAAAGCAAAGGACTTGGAAAGCAGGAACTCCGAGATACATCCCAAACTCAG ttTGGAGTTGGATTTGCAGCGCAGCAG CTGATGTGATCCTCGACCCACAGACCAACAACCCCTGGCTGCTGCTGTCAGAAGACCAGCGTAGGGTCCAGGAGGCCCTCTCAGAGGCGGATTTACCTTACAGCCCTCAACGCTTTGACAGCTGGCCCGGTGTTCTGGGCTGGGAGGGCTACGACAGCGGCCGCCACTACTGGGAGGTTGACATAGCCCACAACGGCTACTGGCGCGTTGGCTTGACCACTGCAGATTCCAAACGTGAAGGCCATTTCCCCATGACCCCGAAGCAGGGCTTCTGGACCCTGTGGCGCAGCACACAGAAGTTCTATGCCTGTACCAAGCCAGAGACCCTGCTGCCCAACGCCCTCGTGGCTCGACGGATTGGAATCTACTTAGACTACGAAGAGGGCCAGCTCTCCTTCTACAACGCAGAAACAAAGACCCACATCTACACCTTCACTGGGAGCTTCAGAGGGAAGCTGTATCCTCTGTTTGCACCGTTGGATGGTCGCACACTCATGACGATTATTCCACCTAACAAAATCTCCACACACTGA